The following proteins come from a genomic window of Candidatus Obscuribacter sp.:
- a CDS encoding SRPBCC family protein, which translates to MFKKIALTVIAITGIGVAVVLAMAAAKPDNFRVERSTTISAAPDKISGLISDFHQWDKWSPYEKLDATMTRQFSGKESGVGAIYEWTGNDKVGQGKMEILKVTPEKIEIKLDFIKPFEASNTAEFLLQPVAGGTKVTWAMSGKSQLFCKVMDVLFTMDKMCGTDFETGLANLKVATEAKAEPHG; encoded by the coding sequence ATGTTTAAAAAAATAGCGCTGACAGTAATTGCCATAACAGGCATCGGTGTCGCCGTCGTGCTGGCAATGGCTGCGGCCAAACCAGACAACTTTAGAGTCGAACGCAGTACGACCATTAGCGCGGCTCCAGACAAAATATCTGGCTTGATCTCTGATTTTCATCAGTGGGATAAATGGTCCCCCTACGAAAAACTCGACGCCACCATGACTCGTCAATTTAGCGGCAAAGAGTCTGGAGTTGGCGCCATTTATGAATGGACTGGCAACGATAAAGTCGGTCAGGGCAAAATGGAAATACTAAAAGTCACGCCCGAAAAAATCGAGATCAAACTGGACTTTATCAAACCGTTTGAAGCCTCTAATACAGCTGAATTTTTATTGCAGCCAGTAGCTGGTGGCACCAAAGTAACCTGGGCAATGTCAGGCAAGTCTCAACTTTTTTGCAAAGTTATGGACGTCCTCTTTACCATGGACAAGATGTGCGGCACTGATTTTGAGACCGGTCTGGCCAATCTAAAAGTTGCCACTGAAGCAAAGGCAGAGCCCCATGGTTAA
- a CDS encoding helix-turn-helix transcriptional regulator, producing the protein MVKHYSEQLDRTFFALSDPTRRAIIGNLAAKEQCSVLELAEPFNMSLPAISKHLKLLENANLITRKREGRVHYLKLCGGPMSEASLWLETYNKFWTTQLDAFEAYVMSKQSGEQDNDSSKESPSGSGTKKDD; encoded by the coding sequence ATGGTTAAACATTATTCCGAACAACTGGACCGTACTTTTTTTGCCCTTTCGGATCCGACAAGACGCGCTATCATCGGCAATCTAGCTGCAAAAGAGCAGTGCTCCGTACTGGAACTAGCCGAGCCTTTTAACATGTCTTTGCCTGCTATCAGCAAGCATCTCAAACTTTTAGAAAACGCCAATTTGATAACGCGCAAGCGTGAAGGGCGAGTGCACTATTTAAAACTTTGCGGAGGACCTATGTCGGAAGCAAGTCTCTGGCTCGAAACATACAATAAATTTTGGACAACGCAACTGGATGCATTTGAAGCTTATGTGATGTCAAAACAATCTGGAGAACAAGACAATGACAGCAGTAAAGAATCACCCTCTGGGTCTGGAACTAAAAAAGACGATTAA
- a CDS encoding PAS domain S-box protein: MIYFLSDAELHIKELDKQRDILIQLQKAASKGSQLIFTIRELPVGGNAVETINRLNQIRAELKDDQSFEVAAGDLVCGTEVVVQADALRASILRLIDKTEIYLRQTGNKKARHITYMRSELFATGIAFQNLSESIVQLEKSARDLEPATLTTVQNNIKLTLVIIVTLAIILTLTFVYLFAFDLVKRLAKLAHNMQSLALDKELLPLDPGHDEIADLDLALHDTSAFIKNARRQQLIVLDNAAEIICAVDTRLKILNINPAVKKLWHYEPDALIGKSLVSLCSDIKAKFDSTKLHDFGGEFESDVVCGDGLTRHFAWSVSWSGDDHTYACIARDVTALRQAERLRHNFIAVLSHDLRTPITSIGVGLSLLQAGARGPVPASLDQDLAVIDDRVKGLTSLISALLELDRLESGQLSLDCESIHAYNLLARAKDNVQKLASARGIKLQGPGDDAFVMGESERLVDALTGLLKYCIGRSNSGESIMLSVKQQSTDVVITIADRGPVIPLSEQQLLFERYSASAAHPAADPLANLSLCIARAIIQNHKGDVYVASSSATTTCFCITLPGGFATANEEDDL, encoded by the coding sequence TTGATCTATTTTTTGTCGGATGCTGAGCTTCATATCAAAGAGCTTGATAAACAAAGAGACATTCTGATCCAACTGCAAAAGGCTGCCAGTAAGGGTTCGCAATTAATTTTCACCATACGTGAGTTGCCGGTCGGTGGCAATGCTGTTGAGACGATTAACAGGCTAAATCAAATCAGAGCTGAGCTTAAGGATGACCAAAGCTTTGAAGTAGCCGCCGGTGATCTTGTTTGTGGCACCGAAGTAGTAGTGCAGGCCGATGCTCTGCGTGCCAGTATCCTCCGCTTAATCGATAAGACCGAGATTTATCTGCGTCAAACTGGCAATAAAAAGGCACGGCACATTACATATATGCGCAGCGAGCTTTTTGCAACAGGCATCGCCTTTCAAAATCTTTCTGAGTCTATCGTGCAACTCGAAAAGTCAGCCAGGGATCTTGAGCCGGCCACTCTGACCACTGTACAAAACAACATTAAGCTGACTCTGGTCATTATAGTAACTCTGGCTATTATTCTCACTTTGACTTTTGTCTATTTGTTTGCATTTGATCTGGTAAAGAGACTTGCAAAACTTGCTCACAATATGCAGAGCCTGGCTCTAGATAAGGAGCTATTGCCTTTAGATCCTGGTCATGATGAAATAGCAGATCTTGATCTGGCGCTGCATGATACCAGTGCATTTATAAAAAATGCTCGCCGTCAGCAGCTTATTGTCCTCGATAATGCTGCCGAGATAATTTGCGCAGTTGATACCAGACTTAAAATACTCAATATCAATCCAGCTGTAAAAAAACTCTGGCATTATGAGCCTGATGCTCTCATAGGTAAGTCTCTGGTCTCTCTTTGCAGTGATATCAAAGCCAAATTTGACTCAACAAAATTGCATGATTTTGGTGGTGAGTTTGAAAGCGATGTTGTCTGCGGTGATGGTTTAACACGCCATTTTGCCTGGTCGGTAAGCTGGTCGGGTGATGATCATACTTATGCTTGTATTGCACGGGATGTCACAGCTTTACGACAAGCTGAGCGTCTGCGCCACAATTTTATTGCAGTGCTCAGCCATGATCTGCGTACACCAATTACATCCATTGGTGTCGGTCTGTCTCTGCTGCAAGCTGGCGCAAGAGGACCAGTGCCTGCCTCTCTGGACCAAGACCTGGCGGTAATCGATGACAGGGTTAAGGGGCTTACGAGCTTAATCAGCGCACTACTGGAATTGGACCGATTGGAGTCTGGTCAGCTCAGTTTGGATTGCGAGAGTATCCATGCATACAATCTACTAGCCAGAGCAAAAGACAATGTCCAAAAGCTAGCCAGCGCCCGTGGTATCAAATTGCAAGGACCTGGTGATGATGCATTTGTCATGGGAGAGAGTGAGCGCCTGGTGGACGCACTCACTGGTCTGCTCAAATATTGTATCGGCCGCTCTAATAGTGGTGAGTCGATTATGCTTAGTGTCAAACAGCAAAGCACTGATGTTGTAATCACAATTGCCGACCGGGGACCTGTCATACCGCTGTCTGAGCAGCAGCTCCTTTTTGAGCGCTATAGTGCTTCTGCGGCTCATCCAGCGGCCGATCCTCTTGCTAATTTATCTCTTTGTATTGCCCGCGCCATTATTCAAAACCATAAAGGCGATGTTTATGTCGCCAGTAGCAGTGCAACAACCACCTGCTTTTGTATTACCTTGCCTGGCGGGTTTGCTACAGCTAATGAGGAGGACGATCTATGA
- a CDS encoding response regulator transcription factor: MAKILLVEDDAQLASKLKEWFAQEGHLLEVAASGEDALQLFSGFQYEVLLLDWTLPGVSGLDVCKSYRKSGGLANIIFLTGRGDITDKEEALNYGADDYVTKPFDIRELAARVRSVLRRPYTLLPNELTINGLVLDLKSNTIKYADKQEHLTNKELSLLEFLMRNPNRIYSSQELAKLLWPSDNDTTAETVRSWMRNLRTKISTVTDTTIIKTIPKSGYLIEINLP, encoded by the coding sequence TTGGCTAAGATACTACTGGTCGAGGATGATGCCCAACTGGCATCAAAACTCAAAGAATGGTTTGCCCAAGAGGGACATCTATTAGAAGTGGCTGCCAGTGGCGAAGATGCGCTGCAATTATTCAGCGGCTTCCAATACGAAGTACTGCTCCTCGACTGGACATTGCCTGGTGTAAGCGGGCTCGATGTGTGCAAGAGTTATCGCAAAAGCGGCGGGCTGGCTAATATTATCTTTCTTACTGGGCGCGGCGACATTACCGACAAAGAAGAAGCACTAAACTATGGCGCCGATGACTATGTCACTAAACCATTTGACATAAGAGAGCTGGCAGCCAGAGTGCGCAGCGTATTGAGGCGCCCATACACTCTTTTGCCAAATGAGCTAACAATAAATGGGCTCGTCCTGGATCTAAAGTCAAACACCATCAAGTACGCCGACAAACAAGAACATCTCACCAATAAAGAATTGTCTTTGCTTGAATTTTTGATGCGCAACCCCAATCGCATATACTCATCACAAGAGCTAGCCAAACTCTTGTGGCCTTCTGACAACGATACAACTGCCGAGACGGTACGCAGCTGGATGCGCAATTTGCGCACTAAGATAAGCACGGTCACTGACACTACCATCATCAAGACCATTCCAAAGAGTGGCTATCTCATTGAGATCAATTTGCCCTAG
- a CDS encoding PAS domain S-box protein — MKLLKSTLAVATIPLCCQIGLAGWFGLELDQTYKKLENVSRSKEVVSQTLEMVRKVMSDYYAININSDFEDLFDPSTTRKCCAELRVRVKNIADLTADDPAQSGNIRALKECTNEFIRLLEWALHEQSLGRRHWAKVDQNGYDAFYAQITAFQKSTQAIVATEQSRALFAPQLQESKQYLSILLGLSVPVSIALSLLLGRLWGLSITAPLLHIRQNSRLLGLQKPLLPALSGTDELAALDRQLHQVADAVYHLLGTERSLIANAAEMICVIDSDGIFVQVNESASGVLAIGQSLLDVTCIDDRMHADDMLRQARQSKAPARFELRLVDNQGFIVESQWSVLWSDLDQLLFCVVKDVTEERKIERLKDDFIELISNNLKTPLLEMQALYGAACLNHRDLSDGVHKELLSAQKIVNRLLRLVDNLLDFRLIESGKLELVMGKVDLLDITREAVSLVEGLATARSIKIDCFDKSLTINGDKDKLLQTVLNLLSNAIKFSPDGARIKIEGKANAQSVELHVIDQGPGVPAELADAIFKPFVQASGSKQKEGIGLGLAICQMIIEGHGGRIAVKDSLTSRGSDFWFVLPRQSIR; from the coding sequence ATGAAGCTCCTCAAAAGTACTCTGGCTGTAGCTACTATTCCTTTGTGCTGTCAAATTGGTCTGGCTGGTTGGTTTGGCCTTGAGCTAGATCAGACTTATAAAAAGCTGGAGAATGTCTCTCGCTCCAAAGAAGTGGTCAGTCAGACCCTGGAGATGGTGCGTAAAGTGATGTCTGACTACTATGCCATTAACATTAATAGCGATTTTGAGGATCTATTTGATCCATCCACAACACGCAAGTGCTGTGCTGAATTACGAGTCAGGGTAAAAAATATTGCTGATTTGACCGCTGATGATCCTGCGCAAAGCGGCAATATCAGAGCGCTTAAAGAGTGCACAAATGAATTTATTCGCCTTTTAGAATGGGCATTGCATGAGCAGAGTCTGGGTCGGAGGCACTGGGCCAAGGTGGATCAAAATGGTTACGATGCCTTTTATGCTCAGATCACAGCCTTTCAAAAGTCTACTCAGGCAATCGTGGCAACTGAGCAGTCTCGTGCCCTCTTTGCTCCGCAATTACAAGAGAGTAAGCAATACTTATCTATTCTTTTAGGTTTGAGTGTACCTGTCAGTATCGCTCTATCTCTTTTGCTCGGTCGTCTCTGGGGCTTGAGCATAACAGCACCACTGCTGCATATCCGCCAAAATAGTCGTTTGCTTGGATTGCAAAAACCACTACTGCCAGCGTTGTCTGGTACTGATGAGTTAGCGGCTCTTGATAGGCAATTACATCAAGTGGCTGATGCTGTTTATCACTTGCTTGGCACTGAGCGCTCATTGATTGCTAATGCTGCTGAGATGATCTGTGTCATAGATAGTGACGGTATTTTTGTGCAGGTCAATGAGAGTGCTAGTGGTGTGCTTGCAATCGGTCAGTCTCTCCTTGACGTAACTTGTATCGACGACCGTATGCATGCCGACGATATGTTACGTCAGGCACGCCAGTCCAAGGCTCCAGCTCGTTTTGAGCTGCGTCTGGTGGACAATCAGGGCTTTATCGTTGAGAGTCAGTGGTCGGTGCTCTGGTCCGATCTAGATCAGCTTCTCTTTTGTGTGGTCAAAGATGTCACTGAGGAGCGCAAAATTGAGCGGCTCAAAGATGATTTTATAGAGCTCATTAGCAACAATCTCAAAACACCACTGCTTGAGATGCAAGCGCTCTATGGGGCCGCTTGTCTCAATCATCGTGATTTGTCTGATGGTGTCCATAAAGAACTCCTCAGCGCTCAAAAAATTGTTAATCGCTTGCTTAGATTGGTGGACAATTTGCTCGACTTTAGACTGATTGAGAGCGGTAAGTTAGAGCTGGTTATGGGCAAAGTAGATTTGCTTGATATTACTCGAGAGGCGGTCAGTCTTGTCGAGGGCCTTGCCACAGCCCGGTCAATTAAAATTGATTGTTTTGACAAGAGTCTCACTATAAATGGCGATAAAGACAAGCTTTTGCAGACAGTTTTAAACTTGTTATCCAATGCTATAAAGTTTTCGCCTGATGGTGCTCGCATCAAAATCGAAGGCAAAGCAAATGCGCAAAGTGTTGAATTGCATGTAATCGATCAAGGGCCAGGAGTGCCTGCTGAGCTGGCTGATGCCATCTTTAAGCCTTTTGTGCAGGCCAGTGGCAGCAAGCAAAAAGAAGGCATCGGTCTGGGTCTGGCCATCTGTCAGATGATTATCGAGGGGCACGGCGGTCGTATCGCCGTAAAGGATTCTCTTACATCCAGAGGATCTGATTTTTGGTTTGTATTGCCGCGTCAGAGTATTCGTTAA
- the xth gene encoding exodeoxyribonuclease III: MSNLQLVSWNVNGIRAVSKKGFFEWFESHSPDILGLQETKIAADQLNAELTERKGYKSYFSHALRRGYSGVAIYTKHEPISVTEGFGIPRFDEEGRTLVADFGDFILANIYFPNGAANAERLAYKMEFYDAFLKWSKKQAKNGKKLIVCGDFNTAHYPIDLARPKENEKISGFLPEERAWMDKFVKAGHIDTFRAYNKDPHHYSWWHMRTAARERNVGWRIDYFFAAQSLADNLNHATILPDVKGSDHCPVSLTLRI; encoded by the coding sequence ATGTCCAACCTGCAACTGGTCTCATGGAATGTCAACGGCATCAGAGCCGTCAGTAAAAAAGGCTTTTTTGAATGGTTTGAAAGCCATAGCCCTGACATACTCGGTTTGCAAGAGACAAAAATTGCTGCCGACCAGCTAAACGCGGAGTTAACTGAGCGCAAAGGATATAAGAGCTATTTTTCGCATGCTTTGAGAAGAGGCTATAGCGGTGTGGCTATTTACACAAAGCATGAGCCGATATCAGTCACCGAAGGCTTTGGCATCCCGCGCTTTGACGAAGAAGGGCGCACCCTGGTAGCTGATTTTGGTGACTTTATTTTAGCCAATATATACTTCCCAAATGGCGCAGCCAATGCCGAGAGGCTGGCTTACAAAATGGAATTTTATGATGCTTTTTTGAAGTGGTCCAAGAAGCAAGCTAAAAACGGCAAAAAGCTTATCGTCTGCGGTGACTTTAACACCGCTCACTACCCCATCGATCTGGCAAGACCAAAAGAAAACGAAAAAATATCAGGCTTTTTGCCAGAAGAAAGAGCCTGGATGGATAAGTTTGTCAAAGCTGGACATATCGATACTTTTAGAGCTTACAACAAAGACCCACATCACTACAGTTGGTGGCACATGCGCACGGCAGCGCGCGAGCGCAATGTCGGTTGGCGTATCGATTACTTTTTTGCCGCCCAGAGTCTGGCGGACAATCTAAATCATGCCACCATTTTGCCCGACGTCAAAGGCTCAGATCACTGCCCGGTAAGCCTCACACTGAGGATCTAA
- a CDS encoding universal stress protein, producing the protein MKILVPVEDVLFASAIVNFIAQHQWPKAAEFQVITVIEPFLLEEFPPVAFGQMMESSTEYLLGEAHHVVEQVAESIKSALPGVSVTASVLTGHVKEQILTTAEQWGAELIVAGSHGRSGFNRLVLGSVSLMLLCESPCPVMLVRPDAKTAKIWEKVNPSALPKETIVDILADIYVEKEPRKIIVALDETELSEQLIDMVGKHEWIPPAQFKLLSVVRRPAWLGRLGKPGFKEMYLELLAKRTGTVAKLASKLSQALNNPNVLEEVKEGDAKQIIIDTAVNWDADLIVVGSHAPFAGPKLGSVALAVLCAAPCPVLLLRQPGPQSSALSHCDLSSTRV; encoded by the coding sequence ATGAAAATTCTGGTGCCCGTCGAAGATGTATTGTTTGCCTCGGCAATCGTCAACTTCATTGCTCAGCATCAATGGCCAAAAGCAGCTGAGTTTCAAGTAATTACTGTAATAGAGCCGTTTTTGCTGGAAGAATTTCCGCCGGTAGCTTTTGGTCAGATGATGGAGTCGTCCACCGAGTACTTGCTTGGCGAAGCACATCATGTGGTAGAGCAAGTAGCAGAGTCAATAAAATCTGCTTTGCCTGGTGTATCGGTGACCGCCTCGGTGCTTACAGGTCATGTCAAAGAACAGATTTTGACCACCGCTGAGCAGTGGGGTGCGGAATTGATTGTGGCTGGATCTCATGGACGTAGTGGCTTTAACAGACTGGTTTTGGGTAGTGTATCGCTCATGCTTTTATGCGAGTCTCCCTGTCCGGTAATGCTTGTGCGTCCTGATGCTAAGACCGCCAAAATCTGGGAAAAGGTCAATCCCAGTGCTCTGCCCAAAGAGACTATTGTCGACATATTGGCCGATATCTATGTAGAAAAAGAACCACGCAAGATTATTGTTGCTCTCGATGAAACTGAACTCTCTGAGCAATTAATCGATATGGTTGGCAAACATGAGTGGATTCCTCCTGCTCAATTCAAGCTCTTGTCTGTGGTGCGTAGACCGGCATGGCTTGGTCGTCTAGGTAAGCCTGGCTTTAAGGAGATGTATCTGGAGTTGCTTGCTAAGCGTACAGGTACAGTGGCTAAACTAGCTAGTAAACTCAGTCAGGCACTCAACAATCCAAATGTATTGGAAGAAGTAAAAGAAGGCGACGCCAAGCAAATAATCATCGATACCGCTGTTAATTGGGATGCTGATTTAATTGTGGTTGGCAGTCATGCGCCGTTTGCTGGTCCAAAACTTGGTAGTGTTGCCCTTGCTGTGCTCTGTGCTGCACCTTGCCCGGTGCTATTGCTAAGACAGCCTGGACCACAATCGTCAGCTCTGAGCCACTGTGATCTTTCGAGTACGAGAGTTTAG
- a CDS encoding TIGR01777 family protein, which yields MKKLVFEAKIKLAASRHQVFAWHEAPSAFERLAPPWVNMECVERSGGIQDGSRVVLVIHQGPVGIPWVLGHKDYIKDEQFCDYQIAGPFAYWQQLHAVKDVVDSDGHIVGAELVDHVEFLPPLGLLGRIGGALYIKSELARLFRYRHALMRRDLELQERYGKRPLKILVTGATGLVGSAFVPFMRSQGHTVLTMSRPQSGTAQSDGTGELKWDPEAGTIAQELPGDLDAIVHLGGHNVANQRWTVSEKQAIYESRIKSTTYLAQLIKAMPKPPATVVFASAVGYYGNRGVEPLTEDSNAGEGFLADVCRDWEGSAEILKDSPVRVSFARIGAVLTPKGGALAKMLPIFGAGGGGVVGSGKQYFPWVAMEDVIGSLYHAIVEESVSGPFNVVAPQCVTNAEFTHAFARVLQRPAIAPVKPVMLRALYGEMADALMLASVRVLPQKLKQTGYQFAYGELAPALKHMLGKG from the coding sequence ATGAAAAAACTGGTATTTGAAGCAAAGATCAAGCTGGCTGCCAGTAGACATCAGGTCTTTGCCTGGCATGAAGCACCCAGCGCTTTTGAGCGGCTCGCTCCACCTTGGGTCAATATGGAATGTGTCGAGCGTTCCGGAGGCATTCAGGACGGATCCCGGGTTGTACTGGTAATTCATCAAGGACCAGTTGGTATTCCCTGGGTACTCGGTCACAAAGATTACATAAAGGACGAGCAATTTTGTGATTATCAAATTGCTGGGCCTTTTGCCTACTGGCAGCAGCTACATGCTGTAAAAGATGTGGTGGATAGTGACGGTCACATTGTCGGTGCTGAGTTAGTTGATCATGTCGAGTTTTTGCCGCCGCTGGGTTTGCTCGGTCGCATCGGTGGTGCCTTATATATTAAGTCCGAGCTGGCCCGGTTATTCCGTTATCGTCATGCTTTGATGCGTCGCGATCTGGAGTTACAGGAGCGCTACGGTAAGCGCCCCCTCAAAATACTGGTGACTGGAGCAACCGGTCTTGTGGGCAGTGCTTTTGTGCCTTTTATGCGCTCGCAAGGACATACTGTCCTTACTATGAGCCGCCCTCAAAGTGGTACTGCACAATCTGACGGTACTGGTGAGCTTAAGTGGGACCCCGAGGCTGGCACAATTGCTCAAGAGTTGCCTGGTGATCTCGATGCCATAGTGCATCTAGGTGGGCACAATGTAGCCAATCAAAGATGGACAGTTAGCGAAAAACAAGCCATATACGAAAGCCGCATCAAGAGTACAACTTATCTAGCCCAGCTCATTAAAGCTATGCCAAAACCGCCTGCCACCGTGGTCTTTGCCTCGGCTGTGGGCTACTACGGCAATCGTGGTGTTGAGCCTCTAACAGAGGATAGTAATGCTGGTGAGGGCTTTTTAGCAGATGTCTGTCGCGACTGGGAGGGCTCCGCTGAGATACTCAAAGACAGTCCTGTACGTGTCAGCTTTGCTCGTATTGGCGCAGTTTTGACACCTAAAGGTGGAGCACTGGCTAAAATGCTGCCAATCTTTGGGGCCGGTGGCGGTGGTGTCGTCGGTAGTGGCAAGCAATACTTCCCCTGGGTGGCCATGGAGGACGTGATTGGCTCTCTTTATCACGCCATCGTGGAGGAGAGTGTGAGCGGACCGTTTAACGTGGTGGCACCGCAATGCGTCACCAACGCTGAGTTTACTCATGCCTTTGCCAGAGTCTTGCAACGCCCGGCTATTGCTCCAGTAAAGCCCGTGATGTTGCGTGCTCTGTATGGAGAAATGGCTGACGCTCTGATGCTAGCATCGGTAAGAGTACTGCCGCAAAAGCTAAAGCAGACTGGATACCAGTTTGCCTACGGCGAACTGGCACCAGCGCTCAAGCATATGTTGGGTAAAGGCTAA
- the ald gene encoding alanine dehydrogenase: MEGHTLSKVGIPKEIKDNEYRVAITLAGVKSLVSDGHTVYIEKNAGVGSGMSDDEYKAMGATILPDAASVFGESDLILKVKEPQAQEVPMLKKGQLLFTYLHLAPVPKLALDLAKTGATCIAYETVQTENGQLPLLTPMSEIAGRLATQIGANYLERPMGGRGVLLGGVPGVEPGEVVIIGGGVVGINAAKIAVGLGARVTIFDLSLDRLRYLDDIFNGQVRTVYSVGHYLENLLPHADLVIGAVLIPGKAAPRLVTREMVSKMKKGSVIVDVAIDQGGCFETIHATTHSQPTYEVDGVVHYGVANIPGAVPWTSTRALTNATMPYALKLAKHGYQAALDDSSLKKGINIHAGEIVHAGVLEAVGAPVAAGKK; the protein is encoded by the coding sequence ATGGAGGGTCACACCTTGTCTAAGGTTGGTATACCGAAAGAGATTAAGGACAACGAGTACCGCGTTGCCATCACTCTGGCTGGAGTTAAATCACTCGTGAGCGACGGACACACCGTCTACATCGAGAAAAATGCCGGCGTCGGCAGCGGTATGAGCGATGACGAATACAAGGCGATGGGAGCGACAATTCTTCCTGATGCTGCCTCAGTATTTGGTGAGTCTGACTTGATCCTCAAAGTCAAAGAGCCTCAAGCACAAGAAGTGCCTATGCTCAAAAAAGGGCAATTGCTCTTTACCTACTTACACCTGGCTCCTGTGCCCAAACTGGCTCTGGATCTGGCTAAGACTGGTGCTACCTGTATCGCTTACGAGACAGTGCAAACCGAAAACGGTCAATTGCCCTTGCTCACACCAATGTCTGAAATTGCCGGACGTCTGGCAACTCAAATCGGTGCTAACTATCTCGAGCGCCCCATGGGCGGTCGCGGTGTGCTCCTCGGCGGCGTCCCTGGCGTAGAGCCCGGCGAAGTCGTCATCATCGGCGGCGGCGTAGTCGGCATCAATGCCGCTAAGATTGCTGTTGGTCTGGGCGCTCGCGTCACTATCTTTGATCTGTCACTGGATAGACTGCGTTATCTCGACGATATCTTTAACGGACAAGTCCGTACCGTATATAGCGTCGGTCACTATCTCGAAAACCTCCTGCCCCACGCAGACCTGGTTATCGGTGCTGTACTTATCCCTGGTAAGGCTGCTCCCAGACTGGTCACACGCGAAATGGTCAGCAAGATGAAGAAAGGCTCAGTCATCGTCGACGTCGCAATCGACCAGGGCGGATGCTTTGAGACAATCCACGCAACAACACACTCACAGCCTACATATGAAGTAGACGGTGTAGTGCACTACGGCGTAGCCAATATCCCCGGTGCTGTACCGTGGACCTCTACCCGCGCGCTCACAAACGCCACCATGCCCTATGCTCTTAAACTAGCTAAGCATGGCTACCAGGCTGCTCTCGATGATTCCTCACTCAAAAAAGGTATCAACATCCACGCTGGCGAAATCGTCCACGCTGGAGTATTGGAAGCAGTCGGCGCTCCTGTAGCAGCTGGCAAAAAATAA
- a CDS encoding SRPBCC domain-containing protein, translating to MTAVKNHPLGLELKKTIKAPLEVVYKAWIEPEQMQKWFGCDQCRGLKIAQDFRVGGQYRVDMHLANDTIMTVFGEYKEIIPNKKIVYSWSNNFPEIPADNTEVTVEFSFNGESTEIILKHVNFQFEESATSHTSGWSFALDKLSKVFASA from the coding sequence ATGACAGCAGTAAAGAATCACCCTCTGGGTCTGGAACTAAAAAAGACGATTAAGGCACCACTGGAAGTGGTCTATAAGGCCTGGATCGAACCAGAACAGATGCAAAAGTGGTTTGGCTGCGATCAATGTCGCGGTCTTAAAATCGCCCAGGACTTCCGCGTCGGTGGTCAGTATAGAGTTGACATGCATCTGGCAAACGACACTATTATGACCGTCTTTGGCGAATACAAAGAAATTATCCCCAACAAAAAAATAGTTTATAGCTGGAGCAATAACTTCCCCGAAATACCAGCAGACAATACAGAAGTGACTGTCGAGTTTAGCTTTAACGGTGAATCCACCGAAATCATTCTCAAGCATGTCAACTTCCAGTTTGAAGAAAGCGCCACAAGCCATACATCTGGTTGGAGCTTTGCTCTGGACAAACTGAGCAAAGTATTTGCCAGCGCCTGA
- a CDS encoding nuclear transport factor 2 family protein — protein sequence MSTILETAKTIYDAFDKKDLKALPGLIHPDYVGIMPGMTFKGIDAMIQCTEQCPFTNHSENITYIVEGDKVVRIWDMVATAPVSFRLRMMELMHIKDGKMFYTETVFDTNAFPAEAKALFGSCENTTDKKEKALSK from the coding sequence ATGAGCACCATTTTAGAGACAGCAAAAACAATCTATGACGCTTTTGACAAAAAAGATCTCAAAGCACTGCCAGGGCTAATTCACCCAGACTATGTAGGCATAATGCCTGGTATGACATTTAAAGGTATTGATGCCATGATCCAATGCACGGAACAATGCCCATTTACAAACCACAGCGAGAATATCACCTACATCGTTGAAGGCGACAAAGTGGTGCGCATCTGGGACATGGTGGCAACAGCACCAGTAAGTTTCCGCCTGCGTATGATGGAGCTAATGCACATCAAAGACGGCAAAATGTTCTATACCGAGACAGTGTTTGATACAAATGCCTTCCCAGCTGAAGCAAAAGCGCTTTTTGGCAGCTGCGAAAACACCACTGACAAAAAAGAAAAAGCGCTATCTAAATAG